Genomic window (Peromyscus eremicus chromosome 12, PerEre_H2_v1, whole genome shotgun sequence):
CTGAAGCCTCTAGGACATATGGGGCTGGGCGGTGGAGGATGCCCTGAGAGGTGTAGGCTCCTCCCCTCTCATCTCTGTAGTCTTCTTATGATTTGGGGGACCAACAAGACCTGAGGCTACTTGAAATTTAAGTAGGAGACAGTGGGGGTAGGGAAGAGATGCAAGAGCTCCTGCTATGTGCATTACAGGTGTAGAAATAGCTCAGAGAAGGTGGGTTCCCACCACAGAGCACAGCGCCCTGAGTAGCGTTTGCAAGTGACTGAGCCCAATTCTCCTCATGTGGCCTTATCCTGCAGAACCATTCATGTGGGCTGCTGAATCTGACTCAGCCATCTGTAGTGGCACTCAGGGGCTTTAGGACCAGGACTTCAAGGTGGTTTATTCTTGTTCCCCATATCATCTTTCCCCTCTTGTCTCCCTGGTGGCTCCTCTGTACCTGGGTTATGTCACTTCCTCTTGGAAGCCTTCTGTCCTGCCTCCCCCACTAGAAAGAGgccttcttgctttctctctgaaCACAGGATCCTTGGATCACATCTTGGCAGCTCACTGCAAGCGTAAGACTCCTGTGAGACGTGAAAATGAACACAGGACTTCTAAAGTAGCCAAGATTATACAAGATGCCACTTTGCAAAACAAACATTCATGCACAAAATACAAGACAGAGCAGCATGCAAGTGGTGAGCAGTGCTGCAGCGCCTCATGCAATCCCTGCTCACCACTCACAAACCCAAGGTGGGGGCACAGTGAGCCCCACCCCTCCACTCAGAAGCTTGCTCGTTATGGAGAATGCTAAGGGCCGTCAATCCCTGAGCCATCCAGCACCAGGCCCAAcacagttccctcctcccaggaaaGGCCCAGGCTGGCTGTTCCCAACTCCCCCACCCTAGACCATCAGAGGCCTGCTCTGGTCCAAGGCCCTGGGCTTCCACATGCATCTCAAAGCCAACTGGCTTCTCTAACAGCAACCGTCTTAAAAATGACTTGGGTTGTACAAGGCCTGCCTATCATTTAGAGAAAAGCTCATGACATTCTCTTCTTTCCTGACTTATCCAATCTCAGCAGTTGCTTGCTTGGTTATCTCACCAATGTTTGTATCTATCCTCCACACCTGCCTACCCTGGACCCTCGGTACATCCCCTAGCACTACCTACCCTCctatccacacacacacctattcacCAGGTCTGCGGCTCATCTGCCTACTCTGCCCAAAGACCCTTGCCAACTCCTGACCCCACACATGGGACTGCTCTCATCCAGCAGACTGGGACCACCACTGGACTGACTGGACCTGGGCAGCTTCCACTGATTCCAGGGTCACAAGCTCACAGGAGGTTTTCTTCAAAGCCCAAAGAAAGGGCAGGGAATCAGCTCGCGTGAAATGAGGAACACACAGGACCAGTTCCCAAGGCCTGATAAGGAAACAGGCTTGGGGATGGATCTGATCACCTCCCTTTGGGCCTCGCTGGTGACAATGAAGCCACAGCAAGAAAGAGGGACAGGGAGGGTTACCACAGGCCTGAATGCCAGCTTCATTccagtgggtggggagggggtgctcCTTCTAGGCCTTCCTGGCTTGCAGGGGCCCCATTGCCCACAGCCTAGTCTCCACTCCCAGCAGCCTGGCTTTATGACTTCATTCGCTGGTCACTTGGTGACAATGCTGAGCGTTCCACTCCTCCAAGTCCAGGCCAGCCCAACCAGACGCCTCCCCACAGTGGGAATGAGGACAATGCCTGCCGGCCCGTGTCGGGAGGGGATGTAGAGGGCGGCGGCACCGGCCGCTCCTGGCACCATGGACGATGCCGCGGTCCTAAGGAAGAAGGGTTACATCGTAGGAATCAATCTGGGCAAGGGCTCCTATGCAAAAGTCAAATCTGCCTACTCTGAGCGCCTCAAGTTCAACGTGGCAGTCAAGATCATAGACCGCAAGAAAACACCCACTGACTTTGTGGAGAGATTCCTTCCTAGGGAGATGGACATCCTGGCGACCGTCAACCACCGTTCCATCATTAAGACCTACGAGATCTTTGAGACCTCTGATGGACGCATCTACATTGTCATGGAGCTGGGCGTCCAGGGCGACCTCCTTGAGTTCATCAAGTGCCGAGGAGCCCTGCATGAGGACGTGGCACGTAAGATGTTCCGCCAGCTCTCCTCGGCCGTCAAGTACTGCCATGATCTGGATGTTGTCCACCGAGATCTCAAGTGCGAGAACCTTCTGCTTGACAAGGACTTCAACATCAAGCTGTCTGACTTCGGCTTCTCCAAGCGCTGCCTGCGGGACGGGAGTGGGCGCATCGTCCTCAGCAAGACCTTCTGTGGGTCAGCGGCTTATGCGGCCCCCGAGGTTCTGCAGGGCATCCCCTACCAGCCCAAGGTATATGACATCTGGAGCCTGGGTGTGATCCTCTACATCATGGTCTGTGGCTCCATGCCCTATGATGACTCTGACATCAAAAAGATGCTGCGCATCCAGAAGGAGCACCGAGTGGACTTCCCACGCTCCAAGAACCTGACTGGTGAGTGCAAGGATCTCATCTACCGCATCCTACAGCCAGATGTCAACCGGCGGCTGCACATTGATGAGATCCTCAGCCACTCATGGCTACAGCCCCCCAAGCCCAAAGCCATGTCTTCTGCTTCCTtcaagagggagggggagggcaaGTATCGAGCTGAGTGCAAGTTGGATACTCGACCAGGCTCAAGACCTGAACACCGGCCTGACCACAAACTGGGGGCCAAACCCCAGCACCGGATGATGGTGGCACCCGAGAATGaagacagaatggaggagaggctGGCTGAGACTTCCAGAGCTAAAGACCATCACGTCTCTGGAGCTGAGGTGGGGAAAGCAAG
Coding sequences:
- the Tssk2 gene encoding testis-specific serine/threonine-protein kinase 2, with translation MDDAAVLRKKGYIVGINLGKGSYAKVKSAYSERLKFNVAVKIIDRKKTPTDFVERFLPREMDILATVNHRSIIKTYEIFETSDGRIYIVMELGVQGDLLEFIKCRGALHEDVARKMFRQLSSAVKYCHDLDVVHRDLKCENLLLDKDFNIKLSDFGFSKRCLRDGSGRIVLSKTFCGSAAYAAPEVLQGIPYQPKVYDIWSLGVILYIMVCGSMPYDDSDIKKMLRIQKEHRVDFPRSKNLTGECKDLIYRILQPDVNRRLHIDEILSHSWLQPPKPKAMSSASFKREGEGKYRAECKLDTRPGSRPEHRPDHKLGAKPQHRMMVAPENEDRMEERLAETSRAKDHHVSGAEVGKAST